The Juglans microcarpa x Juglans regia isolate MS1-56 chromosome 2S, Jm3101_v1.0, whole genome shotgun sequence genome has a window encoding:
- the LOC121252195 gene encoding plastidic glucose transporter 4 has translation MQASTYAVKGGIGFGVQKRTKVLKRFVEFGKPSLGLRMTDRTACCGLRLNSIAMEAELTSARLGSNGIFRSSVKSRSLKAQASDDLESVDSLVPQTKSSGTVLPYVGVACLGAILFGYHLGVVNGALEYLAKDLGIAENTVVQGWVVSTLLAGATVGSFTGGALADKFGRTRTFQLDAIPLAIGAFLCATSQSVQTMIIGRLLAGIGIGVTSAIVPLYISEISPTEIRGALGSVNQLFICIGILAALVAGLPLAGNPLWWRTMFGIAIIPSILLALGMAFSPESPRWLFQQGKILEAEKSIKTLFGKERVAEVMHDLTAAVQGSTEPEAGWFDLFGSRYWKVVSVGAALFLFQQLAGINAVVYYSTSVFRSAGIASDVAASALVGAANVFGTAVASSLMDRQGRKSLLMTSFSGMAASMLLLSLSFTWKVLAPYSGTLAVLGTVLYVLSFSLGAGPVPALLLPEIFASRIRAKAVALSLGMHWISNFVIGLYFLSVVNKFGISSVYLGFSTVCLLAVLYIAGNVVETKGRSLEEIERALYPAV, from the exons ATGCAGGCGTCAACGTATGCAGTCAAAGGAGGCATCGGTTTTGGGGTTCAAAAGCGCACAAAGGTTTTGAAGCGTTTTGTTGAATTTGGGAAACCAAGTTTAGGATTGAGAATGACAGATAGGACTGCCTGCTGTGGTCTACGCCTCAATTCGATCGCTATGGAGGCTGAACTCACTAGTGCAAGACTGGGTTCTAATGGCATTTTCAGGTCATCGGTCAAGTCCAGATCACTCAAGGCTCAGGCTTCTG ATGATCTTGAGAGTGTTGATTCCTTGGTACCTCAGACCAAATCTTCAGGAACAGTCTTGCCATACGTTGGTGTTGCTTGTTTGGGAGCTATTTTATTTGGTTACCATCTCGG GGTTGTAAATGGTGCTCTTGAGTACCTCGCCAAGGATCTTGGGATTGCTGAAAACACCGTGGTACAAG GATGGGTCGTTAGCACACTTCTCGCTGGTGCTACTGTTGGTTCATTTACCGGGGGAGCATTGGCTGACAAGTTTGGTAGAACAAGGACTTTTCAATTAGATGCCATACCACTGGCAATTGGAGCATTTCTATG TGCCACATCCCAAAGTGTGCAAACCATGATAATTGGCCGCTTACTTGCTGGTATTGGAATTGGTGTTACATCTGCTATCGTACCTCTTTACATATCCGAG ATCTCACCAACTGAAATTCGTGGTGCACTTGGATCCGTGAACCAGCTATTTATATGTATTGGCATCCTTGCTGCACTGGTGGCTGGATTACCTTTAGCAGGAAACCCTCTatg GTGGAGGACAATGTTTGGTATTGCAATTATACCCTCTATTCTGTTGGCATTAGGAATGGCATTTTCTCCAGAAAGTCCTCGGTGGCTGTTTCAG CAAGGGAAAATTCTCGAGGctgaaaaatctataaaaactCTATTTGGAAAAGAAAGAGTTGCTGAGGTTATGCATGATTTAACGGCAGCTGTTCAGGGTTCTACAGAACCTGAAGCAGGGTGGTTTGATCTGTTCGGTAGCCGCTATTGGAAAG TTGTAAGTGTTGGTGCAGCACTTTTCTTGTTCCAACAGTTGGCTGGAATAAATGCAGTGGTCTATTATTCGACATCTGTTTTTCGTAGTGCCGGAATTGCCTCTGATGTTGCAGCAAGTGCTCTTGTCGGGGCAGCTAATGTCTTTG GCACAGCCGTTGCATCATCCTTGATGGACAGGCAAGGAAGGAAAAGTCTTCTAATGACAAGTTTCAGTGGAATG GCTGCTTCAATGTTGCTGCTTTCTCTGTCCTTTACTTGGAAGGTCCTGGCACCATACTCTGGCACCCTTGCTGTTCTTGGAACTGTTCT TTATGTACTGTCCTTTTCACTTGGTGCTGGTCCTGTGCCTGCTCTTCTATTACCAGAGATATTTGCTTCCAGAATCAGAGCAAAAGCAGTTGCTTTGTCATTAGGAATGCATTGG ATCTCCAACTTTGTCATTGGCCTCTATTTCTTGAGCGTTGTGAACAAGTTTGGAATCAGCTCTGTGTATTTGGGATTCTCAACTGTCTGTCTTCTTGCTGTCCTATACATAGCTGGTAATGTTGTGGAAACAAAGGGGCGATCATTGGAGGAAATAGAGCGTGCTCTTTACCCTGCAGTTTGA
- the LOC121252283 gene encoding delta(7)-sterol-C5(6)-desaturase-like, translated as MEDHGSTYLQLFVDETTFYNRIVLGSLLPSRVWDPLPHFLQTWLRNYIGGVLVYFLSGLLWCFYIYYWKCNVYVPKDAIPSYKSMLLQIYVTMKAMPWYSALPAVSEYMVENGWTKCFSRISDVGWLAYLVYLVIYLVIAEFGIYWMHRELHDIKPLYKYLHATHHIYNKRNTLSPFAGLAFHPLDGILQAVPHVIALFLVPTHFLTHILLLFLEAIWTANIHDCIHANLWPVMGAGYHTIHHTTYRHNYGHYTIWMDWLFGTLRDPLDDEPKKVM; from the exons ATGGAAGACCATGGTAGTACATATCTGCAACTGTTCGTGGATGAGACCACCTTTTACAACCGCATCGTGCTGGGGAGCCTCTTGCCGAGCAGGGTTTGGGATCCACTTCCCCACTTCCTACAGACATGGCTGCGCAACTACATTGGCGGCGTTCTTGTTTACTTCCTCTCTGGCTTGCTCTGGtgcttctatatatattacTGGAAGTGCAACGTTTATGTTCCTAAAG ATGCCATTCCTTCTTACAAATCCATGCTCTTGCAAATATATGTTACCATGAAAGCCATGCCATGGTACTCTGCTCTTCCAGCTGTTTCTGAGTACATGGTTGAAAATGGCTGGACAAAATGCTTTTCAAGGATCAGCGATGTGGGTTGGCTTGCCTACCTGGTGTATTTGGTGATTTATCTTGTAATAGCAGAATTCGGAATTTACTGGATGCATAGAGAGTTGCACGACATAAAACCTCTTTATAAATATCTTCATGCTACCCATCACATCTACAACAAACGGAATACCCTTTCTCCATTTGCAG GTTTGGCCTTCCACCCGCTTGACGGAATATTGCAGGCTGTTCCACATGTCATAGCACTATTTCTCGTGCCGACCCATTTTTTGACCCACATATTGCTCCTCTTCCTTGAGGCTATATGGACAGCAAACATTCATGATTGCATCCATGCCAACTTATGGCCTGTGATGGGTGCTGGCTACCACACCATTCATCACACTACGTACCGTCACAACTACGGCCATTATACCATCTGGATGGATTGGCTCTTTGGCACTCTTCGTGACCCCCTGGATGATGAACCCAAGAAAGTTATGTAA